From Haloarcula sp. CBA1127, a single genomic window includes:
- a CDS encoding PAS domain S-box protein, translating to MADVVRVLHVEDDPEFASMTAAFLSRTDDRFDVVSATSADEGLTRLSEEPIDCVVSDFDMPEQDGIEFLESVRAVDEDLPFILFTGKGSEEVASEAISAGVTDYLQKQQGTDQYTILANRIANAVEQYRSQRALDASRKRLSLFIDKSPLGVIEWDESFEVVQVNEKGEKILRRGDADLVGKEFKTLVPDSALDAVEETITALQEGSGGYYTVLDIETGDGEQIVCEWHNRIIREDGETVAIFSQFQEITERRQRQQRIEALHDTTRELMHVESREAVAELVVETARDLLGLPLSAVFLADESADALRPTAVTDQARAIIDEHPTFSEGDSLVWEVFESGEQRVFDDVSTNPGRYNPDTDISSEILIPLGDHGVLIAASTDTDAFEDASISLMRTLAANTEEALSRLDRQQELRTLTERHELALEGAELGVWDWNVKTDEVTFDERWADMLGYSLDELDPSADTWDELIHPEDRDRTYEALDAHFDGETEIYECDHRLKTAAGDYRWIRDIGKVFERDEHGDPVRAVGIHQDVTDHKERKQALEDTSRKLQVILDTAPTYILMKDTDSRFLFINSAARDLYGIDADESVVGMSDYDILSDHIAEQTHADDQRALEQKETVEVETVIPVDGTERTHLTRKTPILDEDGEPYALCVVATDITDQKRRERELARLTDEYEAVFENTNDAIALVDIEGSADDPTFRYVRTNEAYERQSGFDTESLTGQTPVEAAGPDSGRRIADHYERCVSAGETITFEERDLHPTGVWETQVTPIFADGEIDRLVAISRDISDRIEYREELERQNDRLEEFASIVSHDLRNPLSVLEGSLTLARDTGNDEQFDRCYRAIDRMKELIEDLLTLAREGDTVSETEPLDLESTVQSCWHAVETSDATLEVTAESTIYADESRVRQLLENLINNAVTHGGPAVTVEVGDLTDSGFYVADDGGGIPPEKHDTVFESGYTTTDGGTGFGLAIVKEIAAAHDWSVSVTESTDGGARFEFSGVR from the coding sequence ATGGCCGATGTCGTGCGTGTCCTACACGTCGAGGACGACCCCGAGTTTGCGTCGATGACGGCAGCGTTTCTCAGTCGTACCGACGACCGGTTCGACGTGGTCTCGGCAACGTCGGCGGATGAGGGACTGACCCGGCTCAGTGAGGAACCGATCGACTGCGTCGTCTCCGATTTCGATATGCCCGAGCAAGACGGCATCGAGTTTCTGGAGTCCGTCCGGGCTGTCGATGAAGACCTCCCGTTCATTCTCTTTACTGGGAAAGGCTCTGAGGAAGTGGCCAGTGAGGCGATTTCGGCCGGTGTGACGGACTACCTCCAGAAGCAGCAAGGTACTGACCAGTACACGATTCTGGCCAACCGCATCGCCAACGCGGTCGAGCAGTACCGGTCACAGCGAGCACTGGATGCGAGCCGGAAGCGGCTCTCGCTGTTTATCGATAAGTCACCGCTCGGCGTCATCGAATGGGACGAGAGCTTCGAGGTGGTTCAGGTCAACGAGAAAGGCGAGAAGATTCTGCGGCGCGGGGACGCGGACCTCGTCGGCAAGGAGTTCAAGACGCTCGTCCCGGATTCGGCGTTGGATGCGGTCGAAGAGACGATCACGGCCCTGCAGGAAGGTAGCGGGGGCTACTACACAGTACTCGACATCGAAACCGGCGATGGCGAGCAGATCGTCTGTGAGTGGCACAACCGCATTATCCGAGAGGACGGGGAGACCGTCGCGATCTTCTCGCAGTTTCAGGAGATAACGGAGCGCCGGCAGCGACAGCAGCGTATCGAGGCGCTACACGACACGACCCGGGAGCTGATGCACGTCGAGTCACGCGAGGCCGTCGCCGAACTGGTCGTCGAAACCGCGCGTGATCTGCTTGGATTGCCACTCAGCGCAGTCTTTCTCGCTGACGAGTCGGCCGACGCTCTCAGGCCGACTGCAGTGACCGATCAGGCACGGGCGATCATCGACGAGCACCCGACGTTTAGCGAGGGCGACAGCCTCGTCTGGGAGGTGTTCGAATCCGGCGAACAGCGCGTCTTCGACGATGTCTCAACGAATCCTGGCCGCTACAACCCCGATACCGACATCAGCAGCGAGATTCTGATCCCACTGGGCGATCACGGCGTGCTAATCGCCGCGTCGACCGATACCGATGCGTTCGAGGACGCATCGATCTCACTGATGCGGACCCTCGCTGCCAACACTGAGGAGGCGCTTTCCAGACTCGATCGACAGCAGGAGCTCAGAACGCTCACGGAACGCCACGAACTCGCGCTCGAGGGTGCCGAACTCGGCGTCTGGGACTGGAACGTCAAGACGGACGAAGTCACCTTCGACGAGCGCTGGGCCGATATGCTCGGCTACTCGCTCGACGAACTCGACCCGTCGGCCGACACCTGGGACGAACTGATCCACCCCGAAGACCGCGATCGGACCTACGAAGCACTGGACGCCCACTTCGATGGCGAGACGGAGATCTACGAATGTGACCACCGGCTCAAGACGGCCGCCGGCGACTACCGCTGGATTCGCGACATCGGCAAGGTGTTCGAACGCGACGAGCACGGCGACCCGGTCCGTGCGGTGGGGATCCATCAGGACGTGACCGACCACAAAGAACGGAAACAGGCCCTCGAAGACACGAGCCGCAAACTGCAGGTCATTCTCGATACAGCGCCGACGTACATCCTGATGAAAGATACTGACAGCCGCTTTCTCTTCATCAACAGCGCGGCCCGTGACCTCTACGGGATCGACGCTGACGAGTCTGTTGTCGGGATGTCCGATTACGATATTCTCTCGGACCACATCGCGGAGCAGACCCACGCCGACGATCAGCGAGCCCTCGAACAGAAAGAGACCGTCGAAGTCGAGACGGTGATTCCTGTCGACGGGACGGAGCGGACACATCTGACGCGGAAGACGCCGATACTCGACGAGGACGGCGAGCCGTATGCTCTCTGTGTCGTTGCGACCGACATTACCGACCAGAAACGGCGCGAGCGGGAGTTGGCCCGCCTCACCGACGAGTACGAGGCGGTGTTCGAGAACACCAACGACGCCATCGCGCTCGTCGACATCGAGGGGTCGGCAGACGATCCGACGTTCCGCTACGTCCGGACGAACGAGGCCTACGAACGACAGAGCGGATTCGACACCGAGTCACTGACCGGTCAGACCCCAGTCGAAGCTGCCGGCCCGGACAGCGGTCGTCGAATCGCCGACCACTACGAGCGGTGTGTCTCGGCCGGTGAAACCATCACGTTCGAAGAACGGGACCTCCACCCGACTGGTGTCTGGGAGACGCAGGTGACACCGATCTTCGCTGACGGAGAGATAGATAGACTCGTTGCTATCTCCCGGGATATCTCCGACCGCATCGAGTACCGAGAAGAACTGGAGCGACAGAACGACCGGCTCGAAGAGTTCGCGAGCATCGTTAGTCACGACCTCCGGAACCCGCTTAGCGTCCTCGAAGGCTCACTCACCCTCGCCAGAGATACCGGAAATGACGAGCAGTTCGACCGTTGTTACCGTGCAATCGACCGCATGAAGGAACTCATTGAGGATCTGCTGACGCTCGCCCGTGAAGGGGACACGGTATCCGAAACGGAACCGCTCGACCTCGAATCGACTGTGCAGTCCTGCTGGCACGCCGTCGAGACGTCTGATGCCACCCTCGAAGTCACTGCCGAGAGCACGATATACGCCGACGAGAGCCGCGTTCGCCAGCTCCTCGAGAATCTCATCAACAACGCCGTGACACACGGCGGCCCAGCCGTCACTGTCGAGGTCGGTGATCTCACCGATTCGGGCTTTTATGTCGCCGATGATGGCGGTGGTATCCCGCCGGAAAAACACGACACAGTGTTTGAGAGCGGCTACACCACTACCGATGGTGGCACCGGCTTTGGTCTCGCTATCGTCAAGGAGATTGCGGCGGCACATGACTGGTCGGTGTCCGTGACTGAGAGCACCGACGGCGGCGCACGATTCGAGTTCAGCGGCGTTAGATAG
- the carB gene encoding carbamoyl-phosphate synthase large subunit, with amino-acid sequence MTADEDRTILLIGSGPIKIGQAAEFDYSGAQACRALQEEGARVVLVNSNPATIMTDPEMADKVYLEPINTEAISEIIRKEEPDGVIAGLGGQTGLNVTAELAEEGVLDEYDVDVMGTPLDTIYATEDRDLFKQRMEDIGEPVPRSTTITLDDGESVTDLDEDSLIDRVESAVDEVGGLPVIARTTYTLGGSGSGVVDEMDELIERVRKGLRLSRNNEVLITESISGWVELEYEVMRDADDSCIIICNMENIDPMGIHTGESTVVTPSQVIPDEGHQEMRDSALKVIRDLGIQGGCNIQFAWHDDGTPGGEYRVVEVNPRVSRSSALASKATGYPIARVTAKVALGKRLHEIDNEITGETTAAFEPAIDYVVTKVPRWPIDKFRDTEFKLSTAMKSTGEAMSIGRTFPESLLKALRSSEYNPAADFNEIDDAELETEYLEKPTPDRPYAMFEAFCRDYTVEEVVEITDIKEWYVERFKEVADAAEAARDGDYETAAQAGFTDQEITALAGGEFNDTHVSWLPADLDEDGGDEPEVEAATDGSGVQIEDVETDTTDRDFKLVDTCAGEFEATTPYYYSTRDPLSGIDRDELQIDPDLESVVVVGGGPIRIGQGVEFDYCSVHAVRALENLGIDAHVVNNNPETVSTDYDTSDGLFFEPVTAEEVADVIEATDADGVMVQFGGQTSVDIGHPLEQELERRDLDCEIMGTSVDAMDLAEDRDRFNKLMDELGISQAEGGSATSKEEALDLAHDIGYPVLVRPSYVLGGRAMDVVYNDEDLETYIEEAVRVSPDKPILVDEFLADAVELDVDAVADEDDVLIGGVMEHVETAGIHSGDSACMIPPRSQEIKDVMPRIREVVEDIADALDTVGLLNVQLAVRDGEVFVLEANPRSSRTVPFISKTAGVPIAKIAAKVMSGATLSELDVQEQIPEQVSVKEVVLPFDRLPGSDPRLGPEMKSTGEVMGTAGSFGKAYQKAQMAVGKAIPLEGTAIVDLPILGFEEHFDVQDFDDYDDTDAIIDAIQSGEVDLVLSRDRDVLEACVEETVTYFSTHESAEAALEAINSADQPLAVQAIDERPKTQREWGAE; translated from the coding sequence ATGACAGCGGACGAGGACCGTACAATCCTGCTCATCGGCAGTGGCCCGATCAAGATCGGACAGGCGGCCGAGTTCGATTACTCCGGCGCACAGGCGTGTCGTGCCCTTCAGGAAGAGGGTGCCCGCGTCGTGCTCGTGAACTCGAACCCGGCGACGATTATGACTGACCCGGAGATGGCGGACAAGGTGTATCTCGAACCGATTAACACCGAAGCCATCTCTGAGATTATCCGGAAAGAAGAACCCGACGGCGTCATCGCCGGTCTGGGCGGCCAGACTGGACTGAACGTCACCGCCGAACTCGCCGAGGAGGGCGTCCTCGACGAGTACGACGTGGACGTGATGGGGACGCCACTGGACACCATTTACGCGACGGAGGACCGCGACCTGTTCAAACAGCGGATGGAGGACATCGGCGAACCGGTGCCGCGCTCGACGACCATCACGCTCGACGACGGTGAATCGGTCACCGACTTGGACGAGGACTCGCTCATCGACCGCGTCGAATCCGCCGTCGACGAGGTTGGCGGGCTCCCCGTCATCGCACGCACGACGTACACGCTCGGTGGCTCCGGCTCCGGGGTCGTCGACGAGATGGACGAACTCATCGAACGCGTCCGCAAGGGCCTGCGCCTCTCACGCAACAATGAAGTCCTCATCACCGAGTCTATCTCCGGCTGGGTCGAACTCGAATACGAGGTGATGCGCGACGCCGACGACTCCTGTATTATTATCTGCAACATGGAAAACATCGACCCGATGGGTATCCACACCGGGGAGTCGACCGTCGTCACCCCCTCGCAGGTCATCCCCGATGAGGGCCATCAGGAGATGCGCGACTCCGCGCTGAAGGTCATCCGCGACCTCGGCATTCAGGGCGGCTGTAACATCCAGTTCGCCTGGCACGACGACGGCACCCCCGGCGGCGAGTACCGCGTGGTCGAGGTGAACCCGCGTGTCTCCCGCTCCTCTGCGCTGGCCTCAAAGGCGACTGGCTATCCGATTGCCCGCGTCACCGCGAAGGTCGCGCTCGGCAAGCGCCTCCACGAAATCGACAACGAGATTACCGGCGAGACGACCGCCGCTTTCGAGCCGGCTATCGACTACGTCGTGACGAAAGTGCCGCGCTGGCCTATCGACAAGTTCCGCGACACGGAGTTCAAACTGTCGACCGCGATGAAATCCACCGGCGAAGCGATGTCTATCGGCCGGACCTTCCCCGAGAGCCTGCTGAAGGCGCTTCGCTCCTCGGAGTACAACCCGGCTGCTGACTTCAACGAAATCGACGACGCGGAACTCGAAACGGAGTACCTCGAAAAGCCAACGCCTGACCGCCCATACGCGATGTTTGAGGCGTTCTGCCGCGACTACACCGTCGAAGAAGTCGTCGAGATAACCGACATCAAAGAATGGTACGTCGAGCGGTTCAAAGAGGTCGCCGATGCCGCTGAAGCCGCCCGCGATGGCGACTACGAGACCGCCGCACAGGCCGGCTTTACCGACCAGGAAATAACGGCGCTCGCCGGCGGCGAGTTCAACGACACGCACGTCTCCTGGCTCCCGGCGGACCTCGATGAAGACGGCGGCGACGAGCCGGAAGTCGAGGCAGCCACTGACGGTAGCGGCGTGCAGATTGAGGATGTCGAGACCGACACGACCGACCGCGACTTCAAGCTCGTCGACACCTGTGCCGGCGAGTTCGAGGCGACGACGCCGTATTACTACTCGACGCGGGACCCGCTGTCGGGTATCGACCGCGACGAACTCCAGATCGACCCCGACCTCGAAAGCGTCGTGGTCGTCGGTGGCGGCCCCATCCGTATCGGGCAGGGCGTGGAGTTCGACTACTGTTCGGTCCATGCGGTCCGCGCGCTGGAGAACCTGGGCATCGACGCCCACGTCGTCAACAACAACCCCGAAACGGTGTCGACTGACTACGACACGTCTGACGGGCTGTTCTTCGAACCGGTCACCGCCGAGGAGGTCGCCGATGTCATCGAAGCGACCGACGCCGACGGCGTGATGGTCCAGTTCGGCGGCCAGACCTCCGTCGACATCGGCCACCCGCTCGAACAGGAACTCGAACGCCGCGACCTCGACTGTGAGATCATGGGGACCTCCGTCGACGCGATGGACCTCGCCGAGGACCGTGACCGGTTCAACAAGCTGATGGACGAACTCGGTATCTCACAGGCCGAAGGTGGCTCTGCGACCTCCAAGGAGGAGGCCCTCGATTTGGCCCACGACATCGGCTACCCCGTCCTTGTGCGCCCGAGCTACGTGCTCGGCGGCCGCGCGATGGACGTGGTGTACAACGACGAGGACCTCGAAACGTACATCGAGGAAGCCGTCCGCGTCAGCCCGGACAAGCCGATTCTGGTCGACGAGTTCCTCGCCGACGCCGTCGAACTAGACGTCGACGCTGTGGCCGACGAGGACGACGTCCTCATCGGCGGTGTGATGGAACACGTCGAGACGGCGGGCATCCACTCGGGCGACTCCGCCTGTATGATTCCGCCACGCTCTCAGGAGATCAAGGACGTGATGCCGCGCATCCGCGAGGTCGTCGAGGACATTGCCGACGCACTCGATACCGTCGGTCTGTTGAACGTCCAGCTCGCCGTTCGTGACGGCGAGGTGTTCGTCCTCGAAGCGAATCCGCGCTCGTCCCGCACCGTTCCGTTCATCTCAAAGACGGCCGGCGTCCCGATCGCGAAGATCGCCGCCAAGGTGATGTCCGGCGCGACGCTCTCGGAACTCGACGTGCAGGAGCAGATTCCCGAGCAGGTCTCTGTCAAGGAGGTCGTCCTGCCGTTCGACCGCCTGCCTGGTTCGGACCCACGTCTCGGCCCCGAGATGAAATCCACCGGCGAGGTCATGGGGACCGCCGGCTCCTTCGGCAAGGCCTACCAGAAGGCCCAGATGGCCGTCGGCAAGGCAATCCCGCTTGAGGGGACGGCCATCGTCGATCTACCGATCCTCGGCTTCGAGGAGCACTTCGACGTACAGGACTTCGATGACTACGACGACACCGACGCCATCATCGACGCCATCCAGAGCGGCGAGGTCGACCTCGTTCTCTCCCGCGACCGCGATGTGCTGGAAGCTTGCGTCGAGGAGACTGTGACGTACTTCTCGACCCACGAGAGCGCTGAGGCGGCGCTGGAAGCAATCAACTCCGCCGACCAGCCACTCGCCGTCCAAGCCATCGACGAACGGCCAAAGACCCAGCGCGAGTGGGGCGCTGAGTAA
- the carA gene encoding glutamine-hydrolyzing carbamoyl-phosphate synthase small subunit: protein MTDAYVAIEGDRVIEARARAPGTARGELVFTTAYTGYEESLTDPSYEEQVLTFSYPLIGNYGVREERFESDRVHPRAAVAREMTDDVAEWLESEGVPAVDHLDTRDIVTEIRDEGAMKCGIAAGPDVTEQDALDELHECKHMSDHTDIGAQVSVDDVEVHNEGGDGATVALVDCGAKGSIAESLVERDAEVHVFPYDATEDDVAAIDPDLLFISNGPGDPENFEQAGELVETYVGDVPLAGICLGQQVVANALGGETEKMEFGHRGVNQPVRDLRSNRVVMTTQNHGYTVADPGDKLDVTQINVNDDTPEGLENDDLDIITRQYHPEANPGPHDSLGFFDDVLGMAGE, encoded by the coding sequence ATGACTGACGCATACGTGGCAATCGAAGGCGACCGCGTCATCGAGGCGCGCGCTCGCGCTCCGGGGACGGCCCGCGGCGAACTGGTCTTTACAACGGCGTACACCGGGTACGAGGAGAGTCTCACCGACCCTTCCTACGAGGAACAGGTCCTGACGTTCTCCTACCCGCTCATCGGGAACTACGGCGTCCGAGAGGAGCGCTTCGAGTCGGACCGCGTCCACCCGCGTGCGGCAGTAGCCCGCGAGATGACCGACGACGTGGCCGAATGGCTCGAATCCGAGGGCGTCCCGGCCGTCGACCACCTCGACACGCGCGACATCGTCACCGAAATCCGCGACGAGGGGGCGATGAAATGCGGGATCGCCGCTGGGCCGGACGTGACCGAGCAGGACGCGCTCGACGAACTCCACGAGTGTAAGCATATGTCTGACCACACCGACATCGGCGCGCAGGTCTCCGTCGACGACGTGGAGGTCCACAACGAGGGTGGCGACGGTGCGACGGTCGCGCTGGTCGACTGCGGTGCGAAGGGCTCTATCGCCGAGTCGCTCGTCGAGCGCGACGCCGAGGTCCACGTGTTCCCGTACGACGCCACCGAGGACGACGTGGCGGCTATCGACCCGGACCTGCTGTTCATCTCGAACGGCCCCGGCGACCCCGAGAACTTCGAACAGGCCGGTGAGCTCGTTGAGACCTACGTCGGGGATGTTCCGCTCGCCGGTATCTGTCTCGGTCAGCAGGTCGTCGCCAACGCGCTCGGCGGCGAGACCGAGAAGATGGAGTTCGGCCACCGCGGCGTGAACCAGCCGGTCCGTGACCTGCGCTCCAATCGGGTCGTGATGACGACCCAGAACCACGGCTACACCGTCGCTGACCCCGGCGACAAGCTTGACGTGACACAGATCAACGTCAACGACGACACGCCGGAGGGACTGGAGAACGACGATCTGGACATCATCACGCGCCAGTACCACCCCGAGGCCAACCCCGGTCCGCACGATTCGCTCGGCTTCTTTGATGATGTGCTAGGGATGGCGGGGGAGTAG